The following DNA comes from Clupea harengus chromosome 9, Ch_v2.0.2, whole genome shotgun sequence.
gttggtgaggatgctctcgatggtacagcggtagaagttcaccagaatctgaggagacagatgggccttcttcaatctcctccgGAAAAAGAGGCGCTGGTGTGCCTTCTTGACcagggttgaggtgttgagggtccaagagaggttcTCAGAGATGTGGATACCCAGGAACTTAAAGCTGGCGACAAGCTCaacctccgtcccgttgatacggatgggggtgtgtgtgccacctttggtcctcctgaagtccacaatgagctctttggtcttcttggtgttgaggGACAGGTTGTTGTCGGCGCACAACTCTGCCAGATGCTGGACCTCTTCCCTGTTGGCCGACTCATCATTGTTGCTGATGAGGCAAATCAcagttgtgtcgtctgcaaacttgacaatggtattagaaccatgtacaggtgtgcagtcgtaggtgaagagggagtagaggagagggctcagcacaAAGCCCTGTGGGACACCGGTGTttaggatgagggttgaggaggtgtggttctctaaccagacagactggggtctgttggttaggaagtccagTATCCAGTTGCAGAGGGAAGTGTTGATGCCCAGATCGTCGAGTTTggtgatcagtttggaggggatgatggtgttAAATGCTGAACTAAAGTCTATGAACAGAAGTCTAATGTAGatgttgtccaggtgggaaaggtcggagtgtagtgccgtggagatggtATCCTCCGTACTCTTATTCTGGCGGTAGGCGAGTTGGAGGgagtccagtgtgggtggtaaacaggttttgaggtgagccaggaccagcctctcgaagcacttcatgatggtgggGGTGAATGCGACGGGGTGGAAGTCATTGAGGCTCGCTGCAGTGGAGTGTTTTGGCACCGGCACGATAGAGGTGGTTttgaagcacgtggggacaactgcttgggccagtgacaggttgaaaatgtcagtcaagacctcagtcagctgaccagcacaggccctgagcacaCGTCCggggatgccatcagggccagcagccttacGTGCATTgatcctgctcagtgcagcacacacattGTAGGTAAATGCTAGCACAAAGACATGTGTAGAACAAGtacatgacagtgtggtgggggtgggtgggtgtagtCTGAGGGTTTCTGCAAATAGATCAGCTGGATAGACTGGATTGGATGAGTTTTAAATTCAGAtgtattttaaacatttataGCATGACCCTCAGTGGTATTCCAGGTTCAGTCTCATTTCCATTACTTTGCATATTCTCATGGGAGGTGTCTTAGACAAGGACATGGAGTGATGGaaccatttatttttaatttatgaATGTCGTCTTTATgtcaaacaaatccaaacaacAAAATCTCATACTTCTAAATTAGTGGGCCTAGTACTGTTTATTGATCATAAGGTTTTGGTAAACTGGATGGGTGAGTTGAGATGACTGATATGATGATTTATATTGACTATTTTGCATTGAGAGCTTCTTTCAGCCTTCGCTTATGTGCCATTTTTGGTTGActaatataaaacaaaatggtTCTGCTGGTCATCCTCAATGAAATGGGTGTGCAGTGCAGATACTTGAAGAGTCAAAGGTATTCCACAGTAAGCCTATATTCTAAATCACTGGACCTCCACCACTTTTCTTTTGGCATCCCACAGATGTAGCCTACCAAAAGGTCTTGAGGGGGATGCTGCAGCTTTAAGTATGATATTCATGCAGTTGTTGACTCATATTAAGATGAACGGCTGTATTCTTTTAGATAAAATTATTTCTCCTTTGCTTTATTTCACTTTCGCTTTCGGTGAGGGGAATTGCGTGGAAATTCCATCCGGAGGAAACTTCCATTTGTAAGTGTATAGGCTATAGCTCCTGGTTACTGTAATGAAAGAACGACCGCTGTAATTTATCAAAATAATCTTGATTAAAGTCGGTACTTTGCCCGAATGACTTTGCAATACCATGACCAAAGTTAAATCGAAAAGGGCGACGTCTATGTTTGTGATAGGCTACTTATACACTGCGTaggctttttttaaatcaagaaACTGTTGATCTCTGTTGTTTATTCCGGGTTTGTCCCGGAGACGAGCACATTAGCCAATACAAGATGGCTCTAGTTTAGAGAGCCTGAACGAGTTTAGCAGGCTATTTCCTCAGTATTTGGAATGCAGGCGTGGTGTTAGACTGGAATGCTGATGCCCACTGTTGTATGTGAAATAAAAGGTCCCTTCGTAAATTTGTAGGCTTTGCTTCCACTTTAAAATTGAAGAGCTGAAGCGTCAACATGGTGAACTGCTGTGGTCTGGTTACGGTCAAGAATGAGCCAGGTATGTATGGACGTGGATACTGCATATTTTAGCTTACATTTTTGTGATGATCGTTTCTGATCGGCGCCTTGTGGTTATTCTGGACTTTACTACAAGGCTACTGTCTGGCGTAAGGTTTGTGGAAAACGGAAGCAGTGTCAGCGGTTTCGCCTATTTTAACTGCCTGCTTTCATTGGCCCGATATAAGATGAGGGTAGGCTATACGATAATAAAAGAAGAGAACCAACTAATAATAAATGAGTGCCAGCCACTCGAGGGAAGCCTGAAAAAGTATAATTAATAAAAGTATTTTAACCTATCGTTGGTGCAGGCTAAATTTAGTTTTCATACGTGAAAATAACTATAACAGCCATGTCCTACAGAAACTAAAACTGAAACTTCAGCAACGGAAGATACAGTAATTTCCCTAccgtttctttacagttattgtggtaaacagacacaggtttaTCTCTGTACGAATCTTTTCCATGTTTTCAGACACtcacaataacattatgagcctgtcaaaaCAAGCTTTGACGCTGATGCTTGCCCAAGGGATTAGCCTACATTGTAGCCTATAGGCTAGCCGTTTTGTGGATGTTGgttatagcattctaactcaatacttgGACCCCAAAAGATCTAAATTAAATAGGGCCCAGTTTGAAAAATCCCGATGTTGCCCTTGAAGTGGTCTGTTTCAGGTTTTCCATTGTGTTATGACCTATGTTTCATTTTCCCTTCCCTGGAAAATTCAAAGAAATGAATGGAAATCACCAGAATCTAAGAATCCCGATGAATGGCCTAAATGCATAGATGTAAAAATATCTTTTTGCTGTTCATTAAAATAATCTAGAAACAGGTGCCCTTCAGGCTTGTTCTGCAACACCTGTATCTGTCAATGCAAATAACCAGTTTCATGATAAAATGGGCAAGCCCATCTCTGTTAACTCTCCGCTAGACCAAGCCCATCTCTGACAGTGTTCCtgtggcattacaaaaggaggCTACAGCATTGAATTTAGCACACCTTTATTTTTCAGATACTGACTGGTAATTTCTAAATCCAAGCAAGGCCATGTAATAGCTAAAATTCCTCTGTTAAAATAATCCTGTCCATGCAAACACAGGTGAAGCAATGTCATGGGGTAATCTTTGGGTCATTCTGAAGCACCTACTGTACATCATGTATACGTATACAACACTTATGTCAATGTGGGAGTTGAGTTCACCCCTCCCTGTGCACACATAATGACTGACAGGCAGagatgttgtttgtttggaacATTCCTAACTGCTTAACACAGCGAGATGATGGTGAAATGCTTACAGCTGATGATCAAACCCAAGACAGTCAAAGAGACTACTTGTTTTTTTCATCATGGTTACCAGAATGTAAGCACAGTTGGTGATAGTTTTCTAAAGCAAAAGCTTACGTCTTCGAGCAAGTTTAATTACtattgtaggtgaaattggtaccagcctcacatgggagtaccagactatgtaggtaccttaccctgtgagcaggagccgggtgaatgtgggtgcaattgtgtgtaaattgtgataccgagatgcggctattatccacgctcaggtgggcgtggttaagaaatgcatcaggttacatttttatgacaggtaaagtcTGACTTAGGTTCAGGATGAGACATACGTAAGTtaatgattaaagtcaaccacaatggacgaattccagtgtacctacactATGAATACAAGTAACATTGCAAGCTCAGCTTTAAGTTTATTCGATGCAGTTACTAAAAggctaaattaaaataaaatttatattttatataatagAGCAGTATGGTgtaattatttaatttcatgaGGTACATTTTTGTCCGTAGCCAGTATAACATCCTGAAATTCATGTTGTGGTGTATGATAATGTGATAAGATATAAACATGCCAAGCCAATTCACCATATAgaccaattttttttatttattttagaatTGAAGTTGAATTGAAGTTTAGGTCAGTGCGTATCTCTGTAAAGATTCAATCAGTTTCTCGCGCACAAACTGTCCTCCTCCAGTTCCTCTGAAGAGCGTGGCGGTGGATGTGCGTGTGCAGGGACATGTAGCCACAGTGACCTCCACTCTGCTGTATGTGAATGGAGAAGAGCGCCCCCtggaggctgtgtttgtgttcccccTACCTGGAGAATGTGCCCTCTGCCACTTCAGCGCCAAATTAGGAGACACAGAGGTGGTGGCAAAGCTGCAGGACAAACAGAAggtgagatggggggggggggggcattttaaTGACACTGATTTATGTTTACATGTGTAACTTAACAGCCTGACTACAATGTGTACATAGTGCATAATATGTAGGCTTCTATGTGACTATATTGGGAAGGCTGTATGCATCATCACTGACTACATCTGTGATCTGTGATGTACCTGTACCtatgaacaaaacaaatattgatTCATCAGTGCATTATATGGAAGGGAAAAGGAAAGCAATGGATCCGATACGTGTAACTGAATACCGTACATGGATATGAGGAAAGAAAgtttgtatataatatatacacatgaAGTAATATTTAAGCATTTTCTTCTTTGTGTAATATCTGGCTGAAAGTAATGATTCATTTCGTTCTACATATGAATTTAATGATCTGTCCATACACTATCACCTGACTGGGTGTATATTATTAAAAAAGTCGTCTTTTGCCTTAATGTGAAATAGGTGTTTTGTAATAGTGACTGTACTTGATGTATAATAATGTTTATACTTCCCCTTGGTTCAGGCACGGGAGCAGTATGATGATGCGTTGAGCTCAGGCCATCAGGCTTTCCTGCTGGAGGAGAGTGATCAGAGCCCAGACATGTTCCAGCTGAACGTGGGCAGCCTGCCTCCAGGAGAGAGCGCTGCCATCACTCTGGTCTACATCTCAGAGCTGGCCATGCAAGCTGATGACGCCCTGCGCTTCTGTCTGCCCGCTGTGCTCAACCCCCGCTACACACCCCAGGGTGAGAGCCAGAAACCTGGAGGCTTGTGGTGAAGAGGCCTGTCATACCTCTACtaacaacacactctctttgCATTGAAGAACTGATAAGAGTTTTAAGATATAGCGCTCATCCTGCCTTGAAGACCATGCTCACCGTTAGTTAGCATCAGCGCTAAGCCTCCTGTTACTTTGATTTATGTGTGATTGGGGGCAGCGCCTGAATATTAGAAGCCAAAATTGTCCAAATGTTATTCTTAAAAACAAAGCTAGGCAAAGTTGAAGGTAACAATGATCCTTAAAATGTTCATAACACTCAGTTCATAACACAGTAGCATTTCCCCCAATTCTCTCCTTTCAGAAATGGACAGGAGTAAATGGCCACTGTGACATCATCCCAGCTGGTATGGTGCCCTACACTTTGGCTCTGAGTGCTCACCTATCCTCCCCCCAGCCCATCTCTAAAGTGGAGTCCAACTGTGGCTCTGGAGCCACTGGGTTTACCTAAACGCAGACAAAACACAGGCCACGGTATGGTATGCGGTGGGGGTCAGGGGACATGAATGTCTGTCTGAAGAGTAGCAGTagttattttgtattgtattttattcctCTTCATGATCCTCCAGGTGAGTCTCTCTTCAGGCCACGTGTTTGATCGGGATGTGGAGCTGTTGCTGTACTACCAGGATGCTCATAACCCCACTGCCATAGTGGAGGGTGGACAGGACAGTGCTGAGCCAGGTGAGGGGTTGTGTTCTTCACCTGCTGATAAACTGCACAATTCTATGGAGCTCACTGATGTGTGGCTTTTGTTTTATCATAGGCTGTGGGTTGTAAAATAGTGTACCAAACTGATTTCATATGGCTTGATGTAGAAATTCAATCAAATAGATGCAAGTCAAGtgccctcctctctgtttctctcttagGCTCTTTGATGGGTGACCCTGTGGTTATGCTCAGCTTTTACCCAGAGTTCCCTGCTGCAGTAACATCCTCACTTGCAACTTGTGGAGAGTTTATTTTTGTGGTGGACCGATCAGGCAGTATGGACTGCAGAATGCACTCAGGAAAAAACGCAAAGATGCGCATCGAGAGTGCCAGGGTATCATGATTGTATATTACTATATTGCTAGAGAGTACCTAAACTGACAAAACCTGCCAAATCAGGCCTTGTCATTACTTCCTCTCTTTGGCAATATTCCACATTTGTCGCACATTCTTATCCATGGTAGTTTACTACTCAATCTAATCCCTGTTTTTACATCTTCAGGACACGCTGCTCCTTCTCTTGAAGAGCCTTCCCATGGGCTGCTTTTTCAACATCTATGGCTTTGGATCCCGTTTTGAAAGTTTCTTCCCGTGAGCATGCTTTCCCATTCATCTGTCTCACTTAAATATTATCTATTTTTGATGCTTCAGATTAGGTTTTGAAAAATTCAGCTTAATTCTTTCAATATGATGGCTACTGTCCTCTTGCAGGAAGAGCGTGGAATACAAGCAGAAGACAATGGATGAGGCTCTTCAGAAAGTGAATGGAATGAGGGCAGACATGGGGGGCACAAACATTTTGGAGCCTCTGAAACACCTCTACAGCCAGCCCTGCATTCCCAGTCACCCCAGACAGGTAGATTATCGGACACATCACTGTGACTCACCTCACCTTTTAGGAGTCTAAAAAGTCTGCCTGCCCTAATGAGCAATAATGAGCAATAATTGTGCCTTTAGCTGGTTAGTCCAATTcattttagaccaaaactctgTTATGTTGGTACAGTTCAAAAGATACTACAAGAGGGCTAAGCAAAACTTCTTCCATACAATACATATTCCATACTGAATGTGTGCTCCCAGGTAACACATGTGGTTTCTCTTTTTCCTAGCTCTTCATTTTCACTGATGGAGAAGTGGGAAACACTAAGCAGGTTGTGGACTTGGTGAAGATGAATGTCAATTCTCACCGGTATGTGATCGGTCACACCACACAAAAAATTACCTCAACAGTGTTTCAGGTGTTCTATTAGTTTGTGCATAAGAACATttttctaatatatatataaaaaagatatAAACTAACCTCCATATGATGTGTCCAGGTGCTTCTCTTTTGGTATCGGAGAGGGCGCCAGCACTGCTTTAATCAATGGCTTAGCCCAGGAGGGCTCTGGGCATGCTCAGTTCATCACCGGAACAGACCGCATGCAGCCCAAGGTAGGAGGGGATGGAACTTGTGTGCAGACAACTGGAGTTgataaagaa
Coding sequences within:
- the LOC116221738 gene encoding von Willebrand factor A domain-containing protein 5A-like, whose product is MVNCCGLVTVKNEPVPLKSVAVDVRVQGHVATVTSTLLYVNGEERPLEAVFVFPLPGECALCHFSAKLGDTEVVAKLQDKQKAREQYDDALSSGHQAFLLEESDQSPDMFQLNVGSLPPGESAAITLVYISELAMQADDALRFCLPAVLNPRYTPQEMDRSKWPLGVQLWLWSHWVYLNADKTQATVSLSSGHVFDRDVELLLYYQDAHNPTAIVEGGQDSAEPGSLMGDPVVMLSFYPEFPAAVTSSLATCGEFIFVVDRSGSMDCRMHSGKNAKMRIESARDTLLLLLKSLPMGCFFNIYGFGSRFESFFPKSVEYKQKTMDEALQKVNGMRADMGGTNILEPLKHLYSQPCIPSHPRQLFIFTDGEVGNTKQVVDLVKMNVNSHRCFSFGIGEGASTALINGLAQEGSGHAQFITGTDRMQPKVMQSLRYALQPAVKDISVDWDLPDGVSVTTLSPPLKVLFHGQRALLYAQLEGESSGNPEGSVTIQYNLLEETVKNQLGFCLKPTGDTGETLHRLGARALIRLAGVCVCLNTVSELLCMNGFIFKFTFIHLAEMFDCAMLDEEDGFDVVQEPESFTDPLLQLISLQKASGSWEMDSSMAKVLVKSDDDLAKLMPLGADKAVWATTLALIWLYGSRLEARDEWQFVAMKAASWIQAQKVGCVSQCVQAGNALLGCQVQQKTLGL